A single genomic interval of Gallus gallus isolate bGalGal1 chromosome 10, bGalGal1.mat.broiler.GRCg7b, whole genome shotgun sequence harbors:
- the PRC1 gene encoding protein regulator of cytokinesis 1 isoform X1 has translation MRRSEVLAEAVSCLNRALSALGDIWEEIGIPEELRVERTGAVKKHVKNLLDMMVAEEEHLKEQLLKSVAAYRKELDGLCTELQAEPFQTEEGSTILQMMKDLHTHVEVLLKQKKDRKRELKALQEQDKNLCDILCVSNFSIDDSAVPSLDELDRYRRHVASLSAEKERRQEEFVSIKRQVILCMAELEHSPDTSFERDVVCEDEEAFCLSTDNIANLQSLLQQLEARRALNEAMCAELRSRITELWERLQVPNEEREAFAVHMTGSKAKTREALKLEVERLEELKLQNIKSVVQAIRAELAEYWDKCFYSQQQRDAFGPYYDEDYTEALLQLHDTEVGKVKSYYETHKELFEAVQKWEENWKLFLELERKTADPSRFANRGGSLLKEEKQRAKLQKALSKLQEELESRIQAWEQEREEPFLVKGQQFMEYVTEQWQLYHMEKEKEKQERHLKKSRQIETEMMYGSTPRTPIKRRLLGPHTPGKVRKLNGTSLSTATPNSTIRSAFGATLFHSPTSRLPPSGGKLGQARTPIRVAAKPPRPRHRERNKENQSQLNGTTLSGGCSPAAPAQRNYSVNSVASTYSEFARELSKASRCDTSSRILNSTTTNAFC, from the exons ATGAGGAGGAG cGAGGTGTTGGCCGAGGCCGTGTCGTGCCTGAACCGCGCGTTGTCGGCGCTGGGGGACATCTGGGAGGAGATCGGCATCCCCGAGGAGCTGCGGGTGGAGCGCACCGGCGCCGTGAAGAAGCACGTCAAG AACCTCCTGGACATGATGGTGGCGGAGGAGGAGCAcctgaaggagcagctgctgaagagCGTCGCTGCGTACCGAAAGGAGCTGGACGGCCTCTGCACGGAGCTGCAGGCGGAGCCCTTCCAG ACAGAGGAGGGGAGCACCATTCTACAGATGATGAAGGATTTACATACCCACGTGGAGGTATTGCTGAAGCAGAAGAAGGACAGAAAGCGGGAGCTGAAGGCTCTGCAGGAACAGGACAAGAACCTGTGTGACATCCTCTGCGTGTCCAACTTCAGCATCGATGACAGCGCCGTGCCCAGCCTGGACGAGCTGGACCGCTACCGACGCCACGTGGCCTCCCTCAGTGCAGAGAAG GAGCGAAGGCAAGAAGAATTTGTCAGCATCAAGCGGCAGGTCATCCTCTGCATGGCggagctggagcacagccctgacaccAGCTTCGAGCGGGACGTGGTGTGTGAGGACGAGGAGGCCTTCTGCTTGTCCACAGATAACATTGCTAACCTCCAGAGCCTACTGCAGCAG ctggAAGCACGGCGGGCACTGAATGAAGCCatgtgtgcagagctgcgctcCAGAATCACTGAGCTCTGGGAAAGGCTGCAGGTTCCTAACGAGGAGAGAGAGGCTTTCGCGGTGCACATGACTGGATCCAAGGCCAAAACCAGGGAAGCT TTGAAGCTGGAAGTAGAACGTCTGGAGGAGCTGAAGCTGCAGAACATTAAGTCTGTGGTTCAGGCGATCCGCGCAGAGCTGGCTGAGTACTGGGACAAATGCTTctacagccagcagcagagggatgCCTTCGGTCCCTATTATGATG AGGACTATACAGAGGCCTTGCTCCAGCTCCATGATACTGAGGTGGGGAAGGTGAAGAGCTACTATGAAACACACAAGGAGCTGTTTGAGGCTGTtcagaaatgggaagaaaactgGAAGCTGTTTCTGGAACTGGAG AGGAAAACAGCTGACCCCAGCCGCTTCGCCAACCGTGGGGGGAGCCTGctgaaagaagagaagcagcGAGCAAAACTGCAGAAGGCTCTTTCCAAG ctgcaggaggagctggagagcAGGATCCAGGCCTGGGAGCAGGAGCGTGAGGAGCCCTTCCTGGTGAAGGGACAGCAGTTCATGGAGTATGTGACAGAGCAGTGGCAGCTGTATCacatggaaaaagagaaggagaaacaggAGCGG CACCTGAAGAAAAGCCGCCAGATTGAGACAGAGATGATGTATGGGAGCACCCCAAGGACTCCTATCAAGCGCCGACTGCTTGGCCCCCACACGCCTGGCAAAGTAAGGAAG ctCAACGGCACTTCCCTCTCCACTGCCACTCCCAACAGCACCATTCGTTCGGCTTTTGGGGCAACTCTCTTCCATTCACCAACGTCTCGGCTGCCACCCTCTGGAGGGAAG CTTGGCCAGGCTCGGACCCCCATCCGTGTGGCTGCGAAGCCCCCCCGGCCCAGGCACAGGGAGCGGAACAAGGAGAACCAGTCACAGCTGAACGGAACCACCCTGAGCGGTGGgtgcagccccgcagcccctgcGCAGCGTAACTACAGCGTTAATTCTGTTGCCAGCACCTATTCTGAGTTTGCG CGTGAACTCTCAAAGGCCTCCAGGTGTGATACCAGCTCCCGCATCCTCAACTCCACCACCACCAATGCTTTCTGCTGA
- the PRC1 gene encoding protein regulator of cytokinesis 1 isoform X2, which translates to MRRSEVLAEAVSCLNRALSALGDIWEEIGIPEELRVERTGAVKKHVKNLLDMMVAEEEHLKEQLLKSVAAYRKELDGLCTELQAEPFQTEEGSTILQMMKDLHTHVEVLLKQKKDRKRELKALQEQDKNLCDILCVSNFSIDDSAVPSLDELDRYRRHVASLSAEKERRQEEFVSIKRQVILCMAELEHSPDTSFERDVVCEDEEAFCLSTDNIANLQSLLQQLEARRALNEAMCAELRSRITELWERLQVPNEEREAFAVHMTGSKAKTREALKLEVERLEELKLQNIKSVVQAIRAELAEYWDKCFYSQQQRDAFGPYYDEDYTEALLQLHDTEVGKVKSYYETHKELFEAVQKWEENWKLFLELERKTADPSRFANRGGSLLKEEKQRAKLQKALSKLQEELESRIQAWEQEREEPFLVKGQQFMEYVTEQWQLYHMEKEKEKQERHLKKSRQIETEMMYGSTPRTPIKRRLLGPHTPGKVRKLNGTSLSTATPNSTIRSAFGATLFHSPTSRLPPSGGKLGQARTPIRVAAKPPRPRHRERNKENQSQLNGTTLSA; encoded by the exons ATGAGGAGGAG cGAGGTGTTGGCCGAGGCCGTGTCGTGCCTGAACCGCGCGTTGTCGGCGCTGGGGGACATCTGGGAGGAGATCGGCATCCCCGAGGAGCTGCGGGTGGAGCGCACCGGCGCCGTGAAGAAGCACGTCAAG AACCTCCTGGACATGATGGTGGCGGAGGAGGAGCAcctgaaggagcagctgctgaagagCGTCGCTGCGTACCGAAAGGAGCTGGACGGCCTCTGCACGGAGCTGCAGGCGGAGCCCTTCCAG ACAGAGGAGGGGAGCACCATTCTACAGATGATGAAGGATTTACATACCCACGTGGAGGTATTGCTGAAGCAGAAGAAGGACAGAAAGCGGGAGCTGAAGGCTCTGCAGGAACAGGACAAGAACCTGTGTGACATCCTCTGCGTGTCCAACTTCAGCATCGATGACAGCGCCGTGCCCAGCCTGGACGAGCTGGACCGCTACCGACGCCACGTGGCCTCCCTCAGTGCAGAGAAG GAGCGAAGGCAAGAAGAATTTGTCAGCATCAAGCGGCAGGTCATCCTCTGCATGGCggagctggagcacagccctgacaccAGCTTCGAGCGGGACGTGGTGTGTGAGGACGAGGAGGCCTTCTGCTTGTCCACAGATAACATTGCTAACCTCCAGAGCCTACTGCAGCAG ctggAAGCACGGCGGGCACTGAATGAAGCCatgtgtgcagagctgcgctcCAGAATCACTGAGCTCTGGGAAAGGCTGCAGGTTCCTAACGAGGAGAGAGAGGCTTTCGCGGTGCACATGACTGGATCCAAGGCCAAAACCAGGGAAGCT TTGAAGCTGGAAGTAGAACGTCTGGAGGAGCTGAAGCTGCAGAACATTAAGTCTGTGGTTCAGGCGATCCGCGCAGAGCTGGCTGAGTACTGGGACAAATGCTTctacagccagcagcagagggatgCCTTCGGTCCCTATTATGATG AGGACTATACAGAGGCCTTGCTCCAGCTCCATGATACTGAGGTGGGGAAGGTGAAGAGCTACTATGAAACACACAAGGAGCTGTTTGAGGCTGTtcagaaatgggaagaaaactgGAAGCTGTTTCTGGAACTGGAG AGGAAAACAGCTGACCCCAGCCGCTTCGCCAACCGTGGGGGGAGCCTGctgaaagaagagaagcagcGAGCAAAACTGCAGAAGGCTCTTTCCAAG ctgcaggaggagctggagagcAGGATCCAGGCCTGGGAGCAGGAGCGTGAGGAGCCCTTCCTGGTGAAGGGACAGCAGTTCATGGAGTATGTGACAGAGCAGTGGCAGCTGTATCacatggaaaaagagaaggagaaacaggAGCGG CACCTGAAGAAAAGCCGCCAGATTGAGACAGAGATGATGTATGGGAGCACCCCAAGGACTCCTATCAAGCGCCGACTGCTTGGCCCCCACACGCCTGGCAAAGTAAGGAAG ctCAACGGCACTTCCCTCTCCACTGCCACTCCCAACAGCACCATTCGTTCGGCTTTTGGGGCAACTCTCTTCCATTCACCAACGTCTCGGCTGCCACCCTCTGGAGGGAAG CTTGGCCAGGCTCGGACCCCCATCCGTGTGGCTGCGAAGCCCCCCCGGCCCAGGCACAGGGAGCGGAACAAGGAGAACCAGTCACAGCTGAACGGAACCACCCTGAGCG CGTGA
- the PRC1 gene encoding protein regulator of cytokinesis 1, with protein MRRSEVLAEAVSCLNRALSALGDIWEEIGIPEELRVERTGAVKKHVKNLLDMMVAEEEHLKEQLLKSVAAYRKELDGLCTELQAEPFQTEEGSTILQMMKDLHTHVEVLLKQKKDRKRELKALQEQDKNLCDILCVSNFSIDDSAVPSLDELDRYRRHVASLSAEKERRQEEFVSIKRQVILCMAELEHSPDTSFERDVVCEDEEAFCLSTDNIANLQSLLQQLEARRALNEAMCAELRSRITELWERLQVPNEEREAFAVHMTGSKAKTREALKLEVERLEELKLQNIKSVVQAIRAELAEYWDKCFYSQQQRDAFGPYYDEDYTEALLQLHDTEVGKVKSYYETHKELFEAVQKWEENWKLFLELERKTADPSRFANRGGSLLKEEKQRAKLQKALSKLQEELESRIQAWEQEREEPFLVKGQQFMEYVTEQWQLYHMEKEKEKQERHLKKSRQIETEMMYGSTPRTPIKRRLLGPHTPGKLNGTSLSTATPNSTIRSAFGATLFHSPTSRLPPSGGKLGQARTPIRVAAKPPRPRHRERNKENQSQLNGTTLSGGCSPAAPAQRNYSVNSVASTYSEFARELSKASRCDTSSRILNSTTTNAFC; from the exons ATGAGGAGGAG cGAGGTGTTGGCCGAGGCCGTGTCGTGCCTGAACCGCGCGTTGTCGGCGCTGGGGGACATCTGGGAGGAGATCGGCATCCCCGAGGAGCTGCGGGTGGAGCGCACCGGCGCCGTGAAGAAGCACGTCAAG AACCTCCTGGACATGATGGTGGCGGAGGAGGAGCAcctgaaggagcagctgctgaagagCGTCGCTGCGTACCGAAAGGAGCTGGACGGCCTCTGCACGGAGCTGCAGGCGGAGCCCTTCCAG ACAGAGGAGGGGAGCACCATTCTACAGATGATGAAGGATTTACATACCCACGTGGAGGTATTGCTGAAGCAGAAGAAGGACAGAAAGCGGGAGCTGAAGGCTCTGCAGGAACAGGACAAGAACCTGTGTGACATCCTCTGCGTGTCCAACTTCAGCATCGATGACAGCGCCGTGCCCAGCCTGGACGAGCTGGACCGCTACCGACGCCACGTGGCCTCCCTCAGTGCAGAGAAG GAGCGAAGGCAAGAAGAATTTGTCAGCATCAAGCGGCAGGTCATCCTCTGCATGGCggagctggagcacagccctgacaccAGCTTCGAGCGGGACGTGGTGTGTGAGGACGAGGAGGCCTTCTGCTTGTCCACAGATAACATTGCTAACCTCCAGAGCCTACTGCAGCAG ctggAAGCACGGCGGGCACTGAATGAAGCCatgtgtgcagagctgcgctcCAGAATCACTGAGCTCTGGGAAAGGCTGCAGGTTCCTAACGAGGAGAGAGAGGCTTTCGCGGTGCACATGACTGGATCCAAGGCCAAAACCAGGGAAGCT TTGAAGCTGGAAGTAGAACGTCTGGAGGAGCTGAAGCTGCAGAACATTAAGTCTGTGGTTCAGGCGATCCGCGCAGAGCTGGCTGAGTACTGGGACAAATGCTTctacagccagcagcagagggatgCCTTCGGTCCCTATTATGATG AGGACTATACAGAGGCCTTGCTCCAGCTCCATGATACTGAGGTGGGGAAGGTGAAGAGCTACTATGAAACACACAAGGAGCTGTTTGAGGCTGTtcagaaatgggaagaaaactgGAAGCTGTTTCTGGAACTGGAG AGGAAAACAGCTGACCCCAGCCGCTTCGCCAACCGTGGGGGGAGCCTGctgaaagaagagaagcagcGAGCAAAACTGCAGAAGGCTCTTTCCAAG ctgcaggaggagctggagagcAGGATCCAGGCCTGGGAGCAGGAGCGTGAGGAGCCCTTCCTGGTGAAGGGACAGCAGTTCATGGAGTATGTGACAGAGCAGTGGCAGCTGTATCacatggaaaaagagaaggagaaacaggAGCGG CACCTGAAGAAAAGCCGCCAGATTGAGACAGAGATGATGTATGGGAGCACCCCAAGGACTCCTATCAAGCGCCGACTGCTTGGCCCCCACACGCCTGGCAAA ctCAACGGCACTTCCCTCTCCACTGCCACTCCCAACAGCACCATTCGTTCGGCTTTTGGGGCAACTCTCTTCCATTCACCAACGTCTCGGCTGCCACCCTCTGGAGGGAAG CTTGGCCAGGCTCGGACCCCCATCCGTGTGGCTGCGAAGCCCCCCCGGCCCAGGCACAGGGAGCGGAACAAGGAGAACCAGTCACAGCTGAACGGAACCACCCTGAGCGGTGGgtgcagccccgcagcccctgcGCAGCGTAACTACAGCGTTAATTCTGTTGCCAGCACCTATTCTGAGTTTGCG CGTGAACTCTCAAAGGCCTCCAGGTGTGATACCAGCTCCCGCATCCTCAACTCCACCACCACCAATGCTTTCTGCTGA
- the PRC1 gene encoding protein regulator of cytokinesis 1 isoform X3 — protein MRRSEVLAEAVSCLNRALSALGDIWEEIGIPEELRVERTGAVKKHVKNLLDMMVAEEEHLKEQLLKSVAAYRKELDGLCTELQAEPFQTEEGSTILQMMKDLHTHVEVLLKQKKDRKRELKALQEQDKNLCDILCVSNFSIDDSAVPSLDELDRYRRHVASLSAEKERRQEEFVSIKRQVILCMAELEHSPDTSFERDVVCEDEEAFCLSTDNIANLQSLLQQLEARRALNEAMCAELRSRITELWERLQVPNEEREAFAVHMTGSKAKTREALKLEVERLEELKLQNIKSVVQAIRAELAEYWDKCFYSQQQRDAFGPYYDEDYTEALLQLHDTEVGKVKSYYETHKELFEAVQKWEENWKLFLELERKTADPSRFANRGGSLLKEEKQRAKLQKALSKLQEELESRIQAWEQEREEPFLVKGQQFMEYVTEQWQLYHMEKEKEKQERHLKKSRQIETEMMYGSTPRTPIKRRLLGPHTPGKLNGTSLSTATPNSTIRSAFGATLFHSPTSRLPPSGGKLGQARTPIRVAAKPPRPRHRERNKENQSQLNGTTLSA, from the exons ATGAGGAGGAG cGAGGTGTTGGCCGAGGCCGTGTCGTGCCTGAACCGCGCGTTGTCGGCGCTGGGGGACATCTGGGAGGAGATCGGCATCCCCGAGGAGCTGCGGGTGGAGCGCACCGGCGCCGTGAAGAAGCACGTCAAG AACCTCCTGGACATGATGGTGGCGGAGGAGGAGCAcctgaaggagcagctgctgaagagCGTCGCTGCGTACCGAAAGGAGCTGGACGGCCTCTGCACGGAGCTGCAGGCGGAGCCCTTCCAG ACAGAGGAGGGGAGCACCATTCTACAGATGATGAAGGATTTACATACCCACGTGGAGGTATTGCTGAAGCAGAAGAAGGACAGAAAGCGGGAGCTGAAGGCTCTGCAGGAACAGGACAAGAACCTGTGTGACATCCTCTGCGTGTCCAACTTCAGCATCGATGACAGCGCCGTGCCCAGCCTGGACGAGCTGGACCGCTACCGACGCCACGTGGCCTCCCTCAGTGCAGAGAAG GAGCGAAGGCAAGAAGAATTTGTCAGCATCAAGCGGCAGGTCATCCTCTGCATGGCggagctggagcacagccctgacaccAGCTTCGAGCGGGACGTGGTGTGTGAGGACGAGGAGGCCTTCTGCTTGTCCACAGATAACATTGCTAACCTCCAGAGCCTACTGCAGCAG ctggAAGCACGGCGGGCACTGAATGAAGCCatgtgtgcagagctgcgctcCAGAATCACTGAGCTCTGGGAAAGGCTGCAGGTTCCTAACGAGGAGAGAGAGGCTTTCGCGGTGCACATGACTGGATCCAAGGCCAAAACCAGGGAAGCT TTGAAGCTGGAAGTAGAACGTCTGGAGGAGCTGAAGCTGCAGAACATTAAGTCTGTGGTTCAGGCGATCCGCGCAGAGCTGGCTGAGTACTGGGACAAATGCTTctacagccagcagcagagggatgCCTTCGGTCCCTATTATGATG AGGACTATACAGAGGCCTTGCTCCAGCTCCATGATACTGAGGTGGGGAAGGTGAAGAGCTACTATGAAACACACAAGGAGCTGTTTGAGGCTGTtcagaaatgggaagaaaactgGAAGCTGTTTCTGGAACTGGAG AGGAAAACAGCTGACCCCAGCCGCTTCGCCAACCGTGGGGGGAGCCTGctgaaagaagagaagcagcGAGCAAAACTGCAGAAGGCTCTTTCCAAG ctgcaggaggagctggagagcAGGATCCAGGCCTGGGAGCAGGAGCGTGAGGAGCCCTTCCTGGTGAAGGGACAGCAGTTCATGGAGTATGTGACAGAGCAGTGGCAGCTGTATCacatggaaaaagagaaggagaaacaggAGCGG CACCTGAAGAAAAGCCGCCAGATTGAGACAGAGATGATGTATGGGAGCACCCCAAGGACTCCTATCAAGCGCCGACTGCTTGGCCCCCACACGCCTGGCAAA ctCAACGGCACTTCCCTCTCCACTGCCACTCCCAACAGCACCATTCGTTCGGCTTTTGGGGCAACTCTCTTCCATTCACCAACGTCTCGGCTGCCACCCTCTGGAGGGAAG CTTGGCCAGGCTCGGACCCCCATCCGTGTGGCTGCGAAGCCCCCCCGGCCCAGGCACAGGGAGCGGAACAAGGAGAACCAGTCACAGCTGAACGGAACCACCCTGAGCG CGTGA
- the RCCD1 gene encoding RCC1 domain-containing protein 1 isoform X1, with the protein MAAPRRSWFVFGLSAEEAAGDAGPGRQRLEPSSDGIRRVWPAWSYAVLETGSGLEVLSAGRRQPLPEDCVAALPSETHAVLLREAAVEAWPRAAALRGELRGQPAWSRALPPGSRPALPLLPDGFVAPRPPFYTALPGALPLRALALGHEHFVGLGAAGEVYGWGGGRHGQLGHGSLESEQQPRLVEALGGVPMRAVAAGGWHSACVSDGGDLYVWGWNESGQLGLPSRAVAEEQAEDEDMGAGPEDPLLPGEPPGAAFISIQAFPALLDLPLEPAVAAVSCGSRHTAALTRGGELYTWGWGKYGQLGHGDRASCDHPRRVEQLWAEGLRAQEVVCGPWNTYVCVLQQGEARDSHAPSTALALQAGTELGSCRRELSPHP; encoded by the exons ATGgcggctccgcgccgctccTGGTTCGTGTTCGGCCTCAGCGCCGAGGAGGCGGCGGGGgacgcggggccggggcggcaGCGCCTGGAGCCGAGCAGCGACGGCATCCGCCGCGTGTGGCCCGCGTGGAGCTACGCGGTGCTGGAGACGG GCTCCGGCCTGGAGGTGCTcagcgcggggcggcggcaGCCGCTGCCCGAGGACTGCGTGGCGGCGCTGCCGTCGGAGACGCACGCGGTGCTGCTGCGGGAGGCGGCGGTGGAGGCGTGGCCCCGCGcggcggcgctgcggggagagCTGCGGGGGCAGCCCGCGTGGAGCCGAGCGCTGCCGCCGGGATCGCGCCCCGCGCTACCGCTGCTGCCGGACGGCTTCGTGGCTCCGCGGCCGCCCTTCTACACGGCGCTGCCCGGAGCGCTGCCGCTCCGCGCGTTGGCGTTGGGACACGAACACTTCGTGGGGCTGGGAGCGGCCGGGGAGGTGTACGGCTGGGGAGGCGGCAG GCATGGGCAGCTCGGCCACGGCAGCCTGGAATCCGAGCAGCAGCCGCGGCTGGTGGAGGCTCTGGGCGGTGTGCCCATGCGGGCGGTGGCAGCTGGCGGGTGGCACTCGGCCTGTGTCAGCG ACGGGGGAGACCTCTATGTGTGGGGCTGGAACGAGTCGGGCCAACTGGGGCTGCCCTCCCGGGCGGTGGcagaggagcaggcagaggaTGAGGACATGGGTGCAG ggcccGAGGATCCGCTGCTGCCCGGGGAGCCGCCAGGCGCTGCCTTCATCTCCATCCAGGCCTTCCCGGCCCTGCTGGACCTCCCGCTGGAGCCGGCAGTGGCTGCGGTGAGCTGCGGTTCACGGCACACGGCTGCGCTCACAC GAGGTGGAGAGCTGTACACCTGGGGCTGGG gtaAATACGGGCAGCTCGGGCACGGGGACCGTGCCAGCTGTGACCACCCACGGCGtgtggagcagctctgggctgagGGGCTGCGGGCACAGGAGGTGGTGTGCGGGCCCTGGAACACGTATGTCTGcgtcctgcagcagggagaggcgCGGGACTCCCatgcacccagcacagccctggcccTGCAAGCTGGGACTGAGCTTGGGAGCTGCCGTAGGGAGCTCAGCCCCCATCCCtga
- the RCCD1 gene encoding RCC1 domain-containing protein 1 isoform X2 yields the protein MAAPRRSWFVFGLSAEEAAGDAGPGRQRLEPSSDGIRRVWPAWSYAVLETGSGLEVLSAGRRQPLPEDCVAALPSETHAVLLREAAVEAWPRAAALRGELRGQPAWSRALPPGSRPALPLLPDGFVAPRPPFYTALPGALPLRALALGHEHFVGLGAAGEVYGWGGGRHGQLGHGSLESEQQPRLVEALGGVPMRAVAAGGWHSACVSDGGDLYVWGWNESGQLGLPSRAVAEEQAEDEDMGAGLPGPAGPPAGAGSGCGELRFTAHGCAHTRWRAVHLGLG from the exons ATGgcggctccgcgccgctccTGGTTCGTGTTCGGCCTCAGCGCCGAGGAGGCGGCGGGGgacgcggggccggggcggcaGCGCCTGGAGCCGAGCAGCGACGGCATCCGCCGCGTGTGGCCCGCGTGGAGCTACGCGGTGCTGGAGACGG GCTCCGGCCTGGAGGTGCTcagcgcggggcggcggcaGCCGCTGCCCGAGGACTGCGTGGCGGCGCTGCCGTCGGAGACGCACGCGGTGCTGCTGCGGGAGGCGGCGGTGGAGGCGTGGCCCCGCGcggcggcgctgcggggagagCTGCGGGGGCAGCCCGCGTGGAGCCGAGCGCTGCCGCCGGGATCGCGCCCCGCGCTACCGCTGCTGCCGGACGGCTTCGTGGCTCCGCGGCCGCCCTTCTACACGGCGCTGCCCGGAGCGCTGCCGCTCCGCGCGTTGGCGTTGGGACACGAACACTTCGTGGGGCTGGGAGCGGCCGGGGAGGTGTACGGCTGGGGAGGCGGCAG GCATGGGCAGCTCGGCCACGGCAGCCTGGAATCCGAGCAGCAGCCGCGGCTGGTGGAGGCTCTGGGCGGTGTGCCCATGCGGGCGGTGGCAGCTGGCGGGTGGCACTCGGCCTGTGTCAGCG ACGGGGGAGACCTCTATGTGTGGGGCTGGAACGAGTCGGGCCAACTGGGGCTGCCCTCCCGGGCGGTGGcagaggagcaggcagaggaTGAGGACATGGGTGCAG GCCTTCCCGGCCCTGCTGGACCTCCCGCTGGAGCCGGCAGTGGCTGCGGTGAGCTGCGGTTCACGGCACACGGCTGCGCTCACAC GAGGTGGAGAGCTGTACACCTGGGGCTGGG gtaA